The following proteins come from a genomic window of Edaphobacter sp. 4G125:
- a CDS encoding ABC transporter ATP-binding protein, whose translation MADQQTSEDVAKEPAKKPAQDDEISGKAYDGRIMRRLLTYLRPYRLQVILSAIAILIKAATDVMGPYLVKVAVDTYMTSTPPAELSWLSHRLSPAPMTGITQLASLYFGALLTSFGLEFVQTYLMQWTGQKIMFDMRSQIFRHLQRMSPSFFDRNPVGRLVTRVTSDVDALNEMFTSGVLAIFEDVFVLAFIVIIMMRMSWPLALLTISVIPAILYVTRIFRRHVRDSYRRQRSATARINSFTQEYVSGMAIVQLFNRERRAFQDFSQVNAENKKAWTDAIFAYALYYPIVEFLSSTAIALVIWRGGISILHTESFSWLTQYTYLVPGSSAVHTSLFGTVTIGVLIAFIQYAQRFFRPIQDLSEKYNILQAAMAAAERVFKLLDTQPEIVSPANPTPGNNSGRVEFRNVWFTYQKLSSEQETALRDLSFRNDETIEESAFESGPLTDIEWILRGVSFIIEPDETAAIVGHTGAGKTTITSLMMRFYDIQHGTILVDGVDVRDQDLTALRRRFGVVLQDPFLFSGTIADNVRLGSSWITDEALEKACDEVNIGDFIRTLPGKFKEPVQERGATLSTGQKQLISFARALAHAPRILVLDEATSSVDTDTELRVRLALTRMITGRTSILIAHRLSTIQRADTILVMHKGHLREHGTHQQLLAQRGLYWKLYQLQYKDQELDSGTDSTPSLEPSTA comes from the coding sequence ATGGCCGATCAGCAGACATCCGAAGACGTCGCGAAAGAGCCTGCGAAAAAACCAGCGCAGGACGACGAAATCTCAGGCAAGGCGTATGACGGACGCATTATGCGTCGTCTGTTAACCTACCTTCGTCCTTACAGGCTTCAGGTCATCCTCTCCGCCATTGCCATCCTCATCAAGGCTGCCACCGATGTCATGGGACCCTACCTCGTCAAGGTTGCGGTCGATACCTATATGACCTCGACACCACCCGCTGAACTCTCCTGGCTGTCGCACCGTCTTAGCCCCGCACCGATGACCGGCATCACTCAACTCGCGTCTCTCTATTTTGGTGCGCTGCTCACAAGCTTCGGTCTTGAGTTTGTCCAAACCTACCTCATGCAGTGGACCGGCCAGAAGATCATGTTCGACATGCGCAGCCAGATCTTCCGACATCTCCAGCGCATGTCGCCGTCCTTCTTTGATCGCAATCCCGTCGGTCGTCTCGTCACCCGCGTCACCTCCGATGTCGATGCTCTCAACGAGATGTTTACCTCCGGCGTTCTTGCCATCTTTGAGGATGTCTTCGTACTGGCCTTCATCGTCATCATCATGATGCGTATGAGCTGGCCGCTGGCCCTGCTCACCATCTCCGTCATCCCCGCCATCCTCTACGTCACCCGCATCTTCCGCCGTCACGTCCGCGACAGCTACCGGCGCCAGCGTTCTGCGACCGCACGCATCAACTCCTTCACGCAGGAGTATGTCTCCGGCATGGCAATCGTGCAGCTCTTCAATCGCGAGCGCCGGGCCTTCCAGGACTTCTCACAGGTCAATGCCGAAAACAAAAAGGCATGGACCGACGCCATCTTCGCCTACGCTCTCTACTACCCCATCGTTGAGTTCCTAAGCTCTACTGCCATCGCGCTCGTCATCTGGCGTGGAGGAATCAGCATTCTCCATACCGAGAGCTTCTCCTGGCTGACGCAATATACCTACCTTGTGCCAGGTAGTAGTGCGGTCCACACCAGCCTCTTCGGAACCGTCACCATCGGTGTCCTGATTGCTTTCATCCAGTACGCGCAACGCTTCTTCCGCCCCATTCAGGATCTCAGCGAAAAGTACAACATTCTGCAGGCTGCTATGGCCGCAGCTGAGCGCGTCTTCAAACTACTCGACACTCAACCCGAGATCGTCTCGCCCGCAAATCCCACCCCCGGCAACAACTCCGGCCGAGTCGAGTTCCGTAATGTCTGGTTTACCTACCAAAAACTCAGCTCTGAACAGGAAACTGCTCTACGCGATTTGTCCTTCCGGAATGACGAAACCATAGAGGAATCTGCTTTTGAATCCGGGCCTCTGACTGACATTGAGTGGATTCTCCGCGGCGTGTCCTTCATCATCGAACCCGACGAAACAGCCGCCATCGTCGGCCACACCGGAGCTGGCAAAACCACCATCACCAGTCTGATGATGCGCTTCTACGATATCCAGCACGGCACCATCCTCGTCGACGGAGTCGATGTCCGCGACCAGGATCTCACCGCATTACGACGTCGCTTCGGAGTCGTCCTCCAGGACCCGTTCCTCTTCAGCGGCACCATCGCCGACAATGTCCGCCTCGGCTCTTCATGGATTACTGACGAAGCTTTGGAAAAAGCCTGCGACGAGGTCAACATCGGCGATTTCATCCGCACGCTTCCTGGGAAGTTCAAAGAGCCCGTTCAGGAGCGCGGAGCCACTCTCTCCACCGGACAGAAGCAACTCATCAGCTTCGCCCGCGCCCTCGCTCACGCACCGCGTATTCTCGTCCTCGATGAGGCCACCAGCTCCGTCGATACCGATACCGAACTTCGTGTCCGCCTCGCCCTCACGCGCATGATCACTGGTCGCACCTCCATCCTGATTGCACATCGGCTTTCCACCATCCAGCGCGCCGACACCATCCTGGTCATGCACAAGGGCCATTTACGCGAGCACGGAACCCACCAGCAGCTCCTCGCCCAACGCGGCCTCTACTGGAAGCTCTATCAGCTCCAATACAAAGACCAGGAGCTTGACTCCGGAACCGATTCCACCCCCTCCCTCGAGCCCAGCACTGCCTGA
- a CDS encoding BlaI/MecI/CopY family transcriptional regulator: MPPKRSNTLTEAELRIMRILWDRGESLVSDLVAAMSSEAPLAYTSVLTTVRILEQKGYVQHRQEGRAFLYMPCVAEHDASRSEIRHVLGRFFDNSRERLMLSLLGDGEVTFDELQRLKQAIAEAEAAQKEES; this comes from the coding sequence ATGCCGCCAAAGCGCTCCAATACGTTGACTGAAGCCGAGCTCCGCATCATGCGGATTCTCTGGGATCGCGGAGAGTCTCTGGTCAGCGACCTCGTCGCAGCTATGTCCTCCGAGGCTCCTCTGGCCTATACCTCAGTCTTGACTACAGTTCGCATTCTTGAACAGAAGGGTTACGTCCAGCACCGCCAGGAAGGTCGGGCTTTCCTCTACATGCCCTGCGTCGCCGAACACGACGCAAGTCGCTCTGAGATACGCCACGTCCTCGGCCGTTTTTTCGATAACTCCCGCGAGCGGCTAATGCTTTCCTTGCTTGGCGATGGAGAAGTCACCTTCGATGAGCTTCAGCGCCTCAAGCAGGCCATCGCCGAAGCCGAAGCTGCACAGAAGGAGGAATCGTAA
- a CDS encoding M56 family metallopeptidase: MPSTPLSQFAAEVFTAGLWQGVLVAAVVALSLRLVSRISSSARFIVWGVAFLLIIAVPLLRLQTPGGTGSSAVLHLTPIWTIVILSIWVVLTVFRFAQLLYQARQTHRIWKDASPVSVSPSVLALLQTSGRRAELCTSRDIDSPCVIGFFSPRLLVPESLFAELSQPQLEHIILHECEHLRRYDDWINLAQKIILALFPLNPALWVADRRLSLERELACDAGVIAKTSAPFDYAHSLTRLAEHRLFSSRVALALSAWTHRSELSHRVHALLKPVHQLSPSWTRSAFAALFLILGGGSLMLVHAPRLVSFSSAPVLTASELSAVSVISSRTSSVPVLYHSEAASQPRMTLLKATMPSTRPASAHAKKPALKQNGRSEATSPRTSFQQTPRVVQTKAGSSSTTPSRSHRNTVRAYYITTDFAPSYAAVPFGDGWLIVQL; encoded by the coding sequence ATGCCAAGTACTCCTCTTTCACAATTTGCCGCAGAAGTTTTCACCGCAGGACTCTGGCAGGGTGTCTTGGTCGCCGCCGTCGTTGCTCTCAGTCTGCGCCTTGTCTCGCGCATCTCGTCTTCTGCTCGTTTTATTGTCTGGGGAGTAGCCTTCCTCCTAATCATTGCCGTTCCCCTTCTGCGCCTCCAGACACCTGGCGGAACCGGCTCCTCCGCCGTCCTGCACCTGACACCGATTTGGACCATCGTGATCCTTAGCATCTGGGTCGTGCTCACAGTCTTTCGCTTCGCCCAGCTTCTTTATCAAGCCAGACAAACGCATCGCATCTGGAAAGATGCCTCCCCGGTCTCGGTCTCGCCCTCAGTATTGGCCCTTCTTCAGACAAGCGGCCGCCGCGCCGAACTCTGCACCTCGCGCGATATCGATTCACCTTGCGTCATCGGCTTTTTCTCGCCGCGCCTGCTCGTGCCCGAATCGCTCTTCGCTGAGCTATCTCAACCTCAACTCGAGCACATCATTCTCCATGAATGCGAGCACCTACGCCGCTACGACGACTGGATTAACTTAGCCCAGAAAATCATCCTGGCACTCTTCCCTCTCAATCCGGCACTCTGGGTGGCCGACCGTCGCCTCTCTCTGGAACGCGAACTTGCCTGCGATGCAGGAGTGATCGCAAAAACCTCCGCACCGTTCGACTATGCGCACAGCCTTACGCGTCTGGCAGAACACCGGCTATTCTCCAGTCGCGTAGCACTTGCCCTTAGCGCCTGGACCCATCGGTCAGAACTCAGCCATCGAGTCCACGCACTACTCAAGCCCGTTCACCAGCTCTCGCCTTCCTGGACCAGGTCCGCCTTTGCAGCTCTCTTCCTCATTTTAGGAGGGGGTTCGTTGATGCTCGTTCATGCACCGCGCCTTGTCTCATTCTCCTCTGCGCCTGTACTTACAGCTTCTGAGCTTTCTGCGGTTTCGGTCATCTCCAGCCGCACATCTTCTGTCCCCGTTCTCTACCACTCCGAAGCAGCGTCTCAACCTCGCATGACCTTGCTCAAAGCAACCATGCCTTCTACTCGGCCTGCGTCTGCGCACGCCAAAAAGCCTGCACTGAAACAGAATGGACGCTCTGAAGCCACCAGCCCCCGAACCTCCTTCCAGCAAACACCTCGTGTTGTTCAGACTAAGGCTGGCAGCAGTTCCACAACACCATCGCGCTCGCATCGCAACACAGTTCGGGCCTACTACATCACGACAGATTTCGCGCCATCGTATGCCGCCGTTCCCTTTGGAGATGGCTGGCTGATCGTCCAACTTTAG
- a CDS encoding trypsin-like peptidase domain-containing protein, with amino-acid sequence MTQSTNKLVDQFKRIALPAGVAAATAVLASAFAIHSSNVHASAVSAAPLDDSSVSALTAMDQAMEALAARVTPAIVNVAVTSRGNEEQQAQMQGVDPQDLPPGFAQFFGIPFGGNGRGQRSAPEQQPLQHGVGSGVIISPDGYIITNNHVVDGATQIKVTLHDRRVLNAKIVGVDKLTDLAVIKVDSKDLPYMSWGNSEKLHPGQTVLAFGSPFGYFQFSVTRGIISAVNRQNPYSDDARKLGGYIQTDAAINPGNSGGALVNSHGELIGINTFIISNSGSFAGAGFAIPSQVAKATADQIIKTGGVHHGYLGISMNDVTPENAHFFNLPDATGAIIAQVTPGSPASRAGLENGDVIRQLNGTKIINGSDLQLAIAGTTPGTKVQLGVLRNGHNQNIDLTVGEYNAKNKVASNDGENSNGGQQQGKLGLAMSDITPDVRQQLNLPDSIKGAAIQNVRPGSPAEDAGLQPGDVIVQVNRQNVDSASQAVAKVHAIPAGQDVLLLVWSQGGESYRVLHTNQG; translated from the coding sequence ATGACTCAATCAACTAATAAACTAGTAGATCAATTCAAGCGAATCGCTCTCCCGGCTGGTGTAGCTGCTGCCACAGCAGTCCTCGCATCCGCATTTGCGATTCACTCCAGCAACGTACACGCCTCCGCTGTTTCGGCGGCTCCGCTCGACGACTCCAGCGTCTCCGCTCTCACTGCGATGGACCAGGCCATGGAAGCACTAGCTGCACGCGTTACTCCAGCTATCGTCAACGTTGCCGTTACTTCGCGTGGTAACGAAGAGCAGCAGGCTCAGATGCAGGGTGTCGATCCCCAGGATCTGCCTCCGGGGTTCGCTCAGTTTTTCGGTATTCCATTTGGAGGCAATGGCCGTGGCCAGCGCTCCGCGCCTGAGCAACAGCCGTTGCAACACGGAGTCGGAAGCGGCGTCATCATTTCGCCAGATGGTTACATCATCACGAACAATCATGTCGTCGATGGAGCGACCCAGATCAAGGTCACACTTCATGATCGCCGTGTCCTGAACGCCAAGATAGTTGGCGTTGACAAACTCACCGACCTCGCAGTCATCAAGGTGGACTCCAAAGATCTCCCCTACATGTCCTGGGGCAACTCCGAGAAACTTCACCCTGGCCAAACCGTGCTTGCCTTCGGCAGCCCCTTCGGCTACTTCCAGTTCTCCGTCACCCGCGGAATCATTAGCGCCGTCAACCGTCAGAACCCCTATTCCGACGATGCCCGCAAGCTCGGTGGATACATCCAAACAGATGCTGCAATCAACCCCGGAAACTCCGGCGGAGCGCTGGTCAACTCCCACGGTGAACTGATCGGAATCAATACCTTCATCATTTCCAATAGCGGATCGTTTGCTGGAGCTGGCTTCGCTATCCCCTCCCAGGTAGCAAAGGCGACCGCAGACCAGATCATCAAGACTGGCGGCGTTCATCATGGATATCTCGGCATCAGCATGAATGACGTGACACCTGAAAACGCCCACTTCTTCAACCTTCCCGATGCTACGGGAGCCATCATCGCGCAGGTCACACCAGGCTCACCTGCGAGCCGTGCAGGTTTAGAGAACGGCGATGTCATCCGCCAGCTCAACGGTACGAAGATCATCAACGGTAGCGATCTCCAGCTTGCCATTGCCGGAACGACTCCTGGAACGAAAGTACAGCTTGGTGTTCTGCGCAACGGTCACAATCAAAACATCGATCTCACCGTTGGTGAATATAACGCCAAGAACAAAGTCGCCAGCAACGATGGCGAAAATAGCAACGGAGGGCAGCAGCAAGGCAAACTCGGCTTAGCGATGTCCGATATCACGCCGGATGTACGCCAGCAGCTCAACCTCCCTGACAGCATTAAGGGCGCAGCCATACAGAACGTACGCCCAGGAAGCCCTGCCGAGGATGCCGGACTTCAACCTGGTGACGTCATCGTGCAGGTCAACCGTCAGAATGTTGATTCCGCAAGCCAGGCCGTCGCTAAAGTCCACGCCATTCCCGCAGGACAGGATGTTCTTCTGCTGGTGTGGTCACAGGGCGGAGAAAGCTATCGTGTTCTCCATACCAATCAAGGTTAA
- a CDS encoding YdeI/OmpD-associated family protein — protein sequence MAGTVKRFRAALEPLPGGLGWVVARVPFDVSKTWKKMVRLRVKVETGGEVFRTSLFADSAHRGHFVLVNKKMQRAAGVSVGGMIDLAVEPDLDERETEAPPELEKLFKKEKSLAKWYAKLSDSIRRDIARTIDEVKSPETKQRRVEQMAERMLLAMEGEKALPPILEVAFRKHPRAKEGWEKMTEIQRRGHLLGVFYYQSPEAREKRAGKVVEDCLKVVQR from the coding sequence ATGGCGGGAACTGTGAAGCGGTTTCGCGCGGCACTGGAGCCGCTGCCTGGAGGTTTGGGCTGGGTTGTAGCGCGAGTTCCGTTTGATGTGTCGAAGACATGGAAGAAGATGGTGCGGCTACGGGTAAAAGTCGAGACGGGAGGCGAGGTTTTTCGCACCTCGTTATTTGCTGATTCTGCGCACAGAGGGCACTTTGTTTTGGTGAACAAAAAGATGCAGAGGGCCGCGGGGGTGAGTGTCGGTGGAATGATCGACCTTGCTGTGGAGCCGGACCTCGATGAGCGTGAGACGGAAGCTCCGCCGGAGTTGGAGAAGCTATTCAAGAAAGAGAAGTCGCTGGCGAAGTGGTATGCGAAGCTCAGTGACTCTATCCGACGGGACATCGCGAGGACTATCGATGAGGTAAAGAGCCCGGAGACGAAGCAACGGAGAGTCGAACAGATGGCCGAGAGGATGCTTTTAGCCATGGAGGGAGAGAAGGCATTGCCACCGATCCTCGAAGTGGCGTTTCGAAAACATCCTCGTGCAAAGGAAGGTTGGGAGAAGATGACCGAGATACAACGGCGTGGCCATCTCCTTGGCGTGTTCTATTACCAGAGCCCTGAGGCGAGAGAGAAGAGAGCAGGGAAAGTGGTTGAAGATTGTTTGAAGGTGGTGCAGAGATAG
- the lpxB gene encoding lipid-A-disaccharide synthase: MATTSNPTFFLSAGEASGDHYGAQIITELLRRHSDASFLGLGGLEMESAGQERIVRAEDVAHMGITEVIKHAPRVYGSYRRLVASIKQRRPQAAVLIDFPDVNLRLARELKTLNIPVVYFVSPQLWAWKRRRLQWVQQRVDRMMVIFPFEEPFYRNRNVDATFTGHPLAELPLPASTREEFASKHSLDPSKQWIGLLPGSRTKEILSNLPAMLQAASLLGDNYKFLLPIASTIHPADVEAIIAQHQPLPAVHLVPDAREALFHARASIVASGTATVQAAVIGNPFVVVYKVSPLTFRLAKRLVHYPPEVWPSGAPDEFGNPPIGMVNLIAGHRIVPELIQDNFTATNVASALRPLLDDTPQRIQMMADLAALRQKLLPPVGANSISQVADAVDLLLKRGRMPLPSV, from the coding sequence ATCGCCACAACATCCAATCCGACCTTTTTTCTCTCCGCCGGCGAGGCTTCAGGCGACCACTACGGCGCGCAGATCATTACCGAACTCCTCCGCCGTCATTCTGACGCATCCTTCCTCGGCCTCGGAGGGCTTGAGATGGAATCTGCCGGACAAGAGAGGATTGTCAGGGCTGAAGACGTCGCGCATATGGGCATCACCGAAGTCATCAAACACGCTCCGCGCGTCTACGGCTCGTATCGCCGCCTTGTCGCTTCGATCAAGCAACGTCGACCACAAGCCGCAGTCCTCATCGACTTCCCTGACGTCAATCTCCGCCTTGCCCGCGAGCTCAAGACCCTCAATATTCCTGTCGTCTACTTCGTCAGCCCACAGCTCTGGGCCTGGAAACGTCGACGCCTCCAGTGGGTTCAGCAGCGTGTCGACCGCATGATGGTCATCTTCCCCTTCGAAGAGCCCTTCTACCGCAACCGCAACGTCGACGCCACCTTCACAGGACATCCTCTGGCCGAGCTTCCCTTACCCGCAAGCACTCGCGAAGAGTTCGCCTCGAAACATTCGCTCGATCCATCCAAACAATGGATCGGCCTACTCCCCGGAAGCAGAACAAAAGAGATTCTTTCCAATCTTCCGGCAATGCTTCAGGCTGCATCCTTGCTCGGAGACAATTACAAGTTTCTTCTCCCGATCGCCAGCACCATTCATCCTGCCGACGTCGAGGCGATCATTGCTCAGCACCAGCCTTTACCAGCGGTTCATCTCGTCCCTGATGCCCGCGAAGCCCTCTTCCACGCTCGAGCCTCCATAGTCGCCAGTGGGACCGCCACTGTCCAGGCTGCCGTCATCGGGAATCCCTTTGTCGTCGTCTACAAAGTGTCTCCGCTCACCTTCCGTCTGGCAAAACGCCTGGTCCACTATCCCCCAGAGGTCTGGCCCTCTGGAGCCCCTGATGAGTTCGGCAACCCGCCCATTGGTATGGTCAACCTCATCGCTGGTCACCGGATCGTTCCTGAGCTGATCCAGGACAACTTCACAGCTACAAACGTGGCTTCGGCTCTCCGCCCTCTCCTCGATGACACCCCCCAAAGGATTCAGATGATGGCCGATCTCGCCGCTCTCCGTCAGAAGCTACTACCGCCTGTAGGAGCAAATTCCATCTCCCAGGTGGCCGATGCAGTGGACTTGCTCCTCAAACGAGGCCGAATGCCCCTTCCAAGCGTCTAA
- a CDS encoding M1 family aminopeptidase translates to MRAFAPKIRTLFAVLLPFLFLTATAWAAPPRPQLQVTGYVINADLYPTDNKLSATAEVTFTALEDLTAPVFELNNGLQLSKVTDATKKPLEAERVATTSTVRFNLTNPIPKGTSTTWTFEYAGTLKGAETSPVEGINFASVQDPISILLYPGRWFPMVGLYTNRFTAEMHIRVPGNERVVGSGSGVAAPKSLPGNRTEYTFKWSKPGFPGTIIAGKFVDSITAPGVGNIRVFVTDKNKASAVAFAQDAAKQFEFMSTDFGQPESGQINLVELPSDAVVATWAPEIAAIAGPRISGKTYSRLLANTLAHQWWGSEISPATLNDAWITNGMSRYAELMYVEDSAGKAAFQSAVTDVQAGALAYDTEPLTTLGRLDPFSPQFQSMTLEKGAMVFHMLRWEMGDDVFLKFLRGVLSQYADKGVRTSDVQTVAEAQSQLQLTPFFAQWCDGTGAPTFTNKYTVFRLGNNKGFRTVGSIAQDLDLFRMPVELRIETDGKTEIRRVDVSGTESNFSVETFGRPRRISIDPQNWLLKSTPDLAVRVAVLKGQQQVAQGDLTAGLIEYQKALDANKNSSLAAYRIGEIFFMQRNYQSAANSFRDALRGDGDPKWTEVWSHIKLGNIFDVTGQRDRAVNEYRLAVQTNDNTQGAINEARSLMQKPYKREASE, encoded by the coding sequence ATGCGCGCTTTCGCCCCAAAAATTCGCACGCTGTTTGCAGTCTTGCTCCCTTTCCTTTTCCTCACAGCGACGGCTTGGGCTGCGCCTCCGCGTCCGCAGCTTCAGGTCACGGGATATGTAATCAACGCGGATCTCTACCCCACCGACAACAAGCTCTCGGCCACTGCCGAAGTTACCTTTACCGCATTGGAGGACCTGACCGCACCGGTCTTCGAGCTGAATAACGGTCTCCAGCTTTCCAAGGTCACCGACGCCACGAAGAAACCGCTTGAGGCTGAGCGCGTCGCCACAACCTCGACTGTCCGGTTCAACCTCACCAATCCCATCCCCAAAGGGACCTCTACCACCTGGACCTTCGAGTATGCCGGTACGCTCAAAGGAGCCGAGACCAGCCCCGTCGAGGGTATCAACTTCGCCTCCGTGCAGGATCCCATCAGCATCCTGCTCTATCCCGGGCGCTGGTTCCCCATGGTCGGCCTCTACACCAACCGGTTCACCGCAGAGATGCACATCCGCGTTCCAGGCAACGAGCGTGTCGTTGGCTCCGGCTCAGGTGTAGCCGCTCCGAAGAGCCTGCCTGGAAACCGTACCGAATACACCTTCAAGTGGTCCAAGCCCGGCTTCCCCGGAACAATCATCGCTGGCAAGTTTGTTGACTCCATTACCGCTCCCGGCGTCGGCAACATACGCGTCTTTGTGACCGACAAGAATAAGGCCTCTGCCGTTGCCTTTGCCCAGGACGCCGCCAAACAGTTCGAGTTCATGTCCACCGACTTCGGACAGCCTGAAAGCGGGCAGATCAACCTGGTCGAGCTACCCTCGGACGCTGTCGTCGCCACCTGGGCGCCCGAGATTGCCGCCATCGCCGGCCCTCGCATCTCTGGTAAAACATACTCTCGTCTCCTCGCCAATACCCTTGCGCATCAATGGTGGGGCTCCGAGATCTCCCCCGCCACTCTGAACGATGCCTGGATCACCAACGGCATGTCGCGCTATGCCGAGCTAATGTACGTCGAAGACTCCGCAGGCAAAGCAGCTTTCCAGTCCGCCGTTACCGACGTGCAAGCCGGAGCGCTCGCCTACGACACCGAACCTCTCACCACACTAGGTCGCCTCGATCCCTTTTCTCCCCAATTCCAGTCCATGACCCTCGAAAAGGGCGCGATGGTCTTTCATATGCTCCGTTGGGAGATGGGAGACGATGTCTTCCTCAAATTTCTACGCGGAGTGCTCTCTCAGTATGCCGATAAAGGTGTCCGCACCTCCGATGTCCAGACCGTGGCCGAAGCGCAATCACAACTTCAGCTGACACCATTCTTCGCACAGTGGTGTGACGGCACCGGCGCTCCCACCTTCACCAACAAATACACCGTCTTCCGGCTGGGCAACAACAAGGGCTTTCGCACCGTAGGCTCCATCGCCCAGGATCTCGATCTCTTCCGCATGCCCGTTGAGCTGCGCATCGAAACCGACGGTAAAACCGAGATCCGCCGCGTTGACGTCTCCGGCACCGAAAGCAACTTCTCCGTCGAAACCTTCGGCCGCCCTCGCCGCATTTCCATCGACCCGCAGAACTGGCTTCTCAAGTCCACTCCCGACCTCGCTGTTCGCGTCGCTGTTCTTAAGGGGCAGCAGCAGGTCGCTCAGGGCGACCTCACCGCAGGCCTGATCGAATACCAGAAGGCTCTGGATGCCAACAAGAACAGTTCGCTCGCTGCTTACCGTATAGGCGAAATCTTCTTTATGCAAAGGAACTATCAGTCCGCTGCGAACTCGTTCCGCGATGCACTCCGAGGAGACGGCGATCCGAAGTGGACCGAGGTCTGGAGCCACATCAAACTCGGCAACATCTTTGACGTGACTGGTCAGCGGGACCGCGCTGTTAACGAATACCGTTTAGCCGTACAGACCAATGACAACACGCAGGGTGCAATCAATGAAGCTCGCTCGCTGATGCAGAAACCCTACAAGCGCGAAGCCAGCGAATAG
- a CDS encoding FAD-dependent oxidoreductase, which translates to MAIEIVSSDDIRFERLSHGQNGRFPATEHDRASRIALCDNSDDVAEALERFIHQGLRPTVRSGGHCYEDFVDNNPGGAIIDLSLLAGTEPPAHGPKYRLGAGCTLGQAYPNLYKRALVTIPGGTCGPVGAGGHISGGGYGLLSRLHGVTPDWVSAVDIVTIDAAGKAHVRHANKSTDADLLRACRGAGGGNFGIITNFYFDTLPTAPAEVINGGISFEWEGMTEERFSRILYLFGNYWETRGQDPDTWGLFSIFGLTHRSSGHLNISVAFTNPDGTVNDTRVLDEYLAVFDECKPVAELTRHPAIAEHHPEPNHPGSPVCLANHTLNKLSWIDANSPSGGFRRPPGQPQLKFRHKYKSSYMKHGFTKEEAAIFYKHLNRTIPGVDLKGCVVLSDSFGGAVNKKQMLEETSLVQRESVLKCQFIASWTDPAQDAGHAQWIRDLFTELYGKSTAGAKYNGTPFWSDQYEGCYINYPDADMLQYDYWPQLYYGTGELYPFLQKVKKKYDPNNIFHHAMSIRT; encoded by the coding sequence ATGGCAATCGAGATCGTGTCCAGCGATGACATTCGATTTGAGCGTCTGTCTCATGGACAGAACGGTCGTTTTCCAGCAACAGAGCATGACCGCGCCAGCCGTATCGCGCTCTGCGATAACAGCGATGACGTCGCCGAAGCGCTGGAGCGCTTCATCCACCAGGGCCTGCGCCCCACGGTTCGCTCCGGCGGGCATTGTTACGAAGACTTCGTCGACAACAATCCAGGCGGAGCAATCATCGACCTCAGCCTGCTCGCTGGAACTGAACCGCCAGCGCATGGACCGAAGTACCGCCTTGGCGCCGGATGCACGTTAGGCCAGGCCTACCCGAATCTCTACAAGCGCGCCCTCGTCACGATTCCTGGCGGCACCTGTGGCCCTGTCGGCGCAGGCGGCCATATCTCTGGCGGAGGATACGGCCTGCTCTCCCGCCTGCATGGCGTGACTCCAGACTGGGTCAGTGCTGTCGATATCGTAACTATCGACGCTGCGGGCAAAGCCCATGTGCGCCATGCCAATAAAAGCACCGATGCAGACCTGCTTCGCGCCTGCCGTGGAGCGGGCGGAGGAAACTTCGGCATCATCACAAATTTTTATTTCGACACTCTGCCCACCGCTCCTGCTGAAGTCATTAACGGCGGCATCAGCTTTGAGTGGGAAGGTATGACCGAGGAACGCTTCTCCCGCATTCTCTACCTCTTTGGAAACTATTGGGAGACGCGCGGCCAGGACCCCGACACCTGGGGGCTCTTCTCGATCTTCGGACTCACCCATCGCAGCTCTGGGCATCTCAACATCAGCGTCGCCTTCACAAATCCCGATGGGACCGTCAACGATACCCGTGTTCTCGATGAGTATCTTGCAGTCTTTGATGAGTGCAAACCTGTCGCGGAACTTACCCGGCATCCAGCCATTGCGGAACACCATCCGGAACCGAACCATCCCGGGAGCCCGGTCTGCCTTGCGAACCATACGCTCAACAAACTCTCCTGGATCGATGCCAATTCGCCTTCAGGTGGGTTCCGTCGGCCTCCCGGACAGCCGCAACTCAAGTTCCGACACAAGTACAAGTCCAGCTACATGAAGCATGGCTTTACGAAGGAAGAAGCGGCCATCTTCTATAAGCATCTCAATCGCACAATTCCCGGCGTAGACCTCAAAGGCTGCGTGGTGCTCTCCGATTCGTTTGGAGGCGCCGTGAATAAGAAGCAAATGCTGGAAGAGACATCCCTCGTTCAACGTGAATCCGTCCTGAAGTGCCAATTCATCGCAAGCTGGACCGATCCCGCGCAGGATGCCGGACATGCTCAATGGATTCGCGATCTCTTTACCGAGCTTTACGGAAAGTCGACTGCGGGAGCAAAGTATAACGGAACTCCATTCTGGAGCGATCAGTATGAGGGTTGCTACATCAACTATCCCGATGCCGATATGCTCCAGTACGACTATTGGCCGCAACTGTACTACGGCACCGGGGAACTTTATCCCTTCCTCCAGAAGGTGAAGAAGAAATACGACCCGAACAACATCTTCCACCATGCTATGTCGATTCGGACCTAG